One stretch of Ipomoea triloba cultivar NCNSP0323 chromosome 8, ASM357664v1 DNA includes these proteins:
- the LOC116027682 gene encoding uncharacterized protein LOC116027682, whose product MMASMLSVFVWSLLFIFSVSPACSTAAHGLRPPNNQTFRSGYEARKMRMVRAHLNTINKPAVKTIQSPDGDTIDCVLTHKQPAFDHPLLKGQKPLDPPELPKGHNYSDQEFEDFQVWKLSRESCPEGTIPIRRTSEQDMLRASSIRRFGRKRAIRPPIRRDTSTYHEHAVGYVNGDKYYGAKASINVWAPNVANRQEFSLSQMWIISGSFGRDLNSIEAGWQVSPEIYGDSRPRFFTYWTSDAYHTTGCYNLLCSGFVQTNRRIAIGAAISPTSSYNGRQFDISILIWKDPKHGHWWLQFGSRVLVGYWPSFLFTHLRGAGSMVQYGGEVVNKRPSGFHTSTQMGSGHFAGEGFGKASYFRNLQVVDWDNSLIPLSNLKLTADHSNCYDIRGGINRAWGNYFFYGGPGRNSRCP is encoded by the exons ATGATGGCTTCTATGCTTTCTGTTTTTGTCTGGTCTCTGCTCTTTATCTTCTCTGTTTCTCCGGCATGCTCAACGGCGGCACACGGTCTCCGGCCACCCAATAATCAGACTTTCCGGTCCGGCTATGAGGCGAGGAAGATGAGAATGGTTAGAGCTCATCTTAACACCATCAATAAGCCTGCTGTCAAGACAATACAG AGTCCTGATGGTGATACAATAGATTGCGTTTTAACTCACAAACAGCCAGCATTCGATCATCCACTATTAAAGGGTCAGAAACCATTg GATCCGCCAGAACTTCCAAAAGGGCACAATTACTCGGACCAAGAATTCGAAGATTTTCAGGTTTGGAAGCTGTCTCGAGAATCATGCCCAGAAGGAACAATCCCTATAAGAAGAACAAGTGAACAAGATATGTTAAGGGCTAGTTCTATCCGAAGATTCGGCAGAAAGAGAGCAATTCGTCCGCCTATTCGAAGAGACACCTCCACCTACCATGAG CATGCAGTTGGGTATGTAAATGGAGATAAATATTATGGGGCAAAAGCAAGTATAAATGTGTGGGCACCTAACGTGGCCAATCGACAAGAATTTAGCTTATCACAAATGTGGATCATCTCTGGTTCATTTGGTAGAGATCTCAACAGCATTGAAGCTGGTTGGCAG GTTAGTCCAGAGATTTACGGAGACAGCCGTCCAAGATTCTTCACGTATTGGACG AGTGATGCATACCATACAACTGGGTGCTACAATTTGTTGTGTTCTGGCTTTGTTCAGACTAATCGTAGGATAGCCATTGGAGCTGCCATATCCCCAACATCTTCCTATAATGGACGCCAATTTGATATCAGCATCCTAATTTGGAAG GATCCGAAACATGGACACTGGTGGCTACAATTTGGGTCAAGGGTGTTGGTAGGATATTGGCCATCTTTCTTGTTTACACACCTGAGGGGGGCAGGAAGCATGGTACAATATGGAGGGGAGGTTGTGAACAAGAGGCCCTCAGGCTTTCACACCTCAACACAGATGGGGAGTGGGCATTTTGCAGGAGAGGGTTTTGGGAAGGCTTCTTATTTTAGAAATCTGCAAGTGGTTGATTGGGACAATTCCTTAATTCCATTGTCTAACCTTAAACTCACTGCTGACCATTCCAACTGCTACGACATACGAGGAGGGATCAATCGAGCTTGGGGAAATTACTTCTTTTATGGAGGACCAGGAAGAAATTCAAGATGTCCCTAA